In Zea mays cultivar B73 chromosome 7, Zm-B73-REFERENCE-NAM-5.0, whole genome shotgun sequence, the following proteins share a genomic window:
- the LOC100274705 gene encoding Protein VASCULAR ASSOCIATED DEATH 1, chloroplastic produces the protein MAAPAVASPSRATPTDIPTAAPSPASPPRRLASAPPAVDASGSSSPASAHSGDQLSAPDASSPLLASRSEEYRLLFRLPPDEVLVQDFNCAVQENILLQGHMYLFLHHICFYSNIFGYETKKTIPLQEVTDVRKAKTAAIFHNAIEIVAGSRRHFFGSFLSRDEAYRIIVDGWEQHVSDARLLLERQETKSASSSEENGYVVLEGTKESKQDGDLSLPDRSVNSTAVSSSNADGGDSNINISKRFSEVEENGLEDNIVALNPFNLEPVDAPPSVPESYTMISESKFQVPVEVLFNFLLSDGAFGFVDDFHTKCGDKEFSCSKWRTDEQGGLVRDVSFLHPIKIYLGAKFGTCQEVQKLRLYKNRRLVIQTSQSIGDAPYGDHFTVEGIWDVEQDSLDENCCDLRIYINVAFSKKTIFRGKIEQSTKDECREVFSLWIKLGHDLLKQEYDRSKGASSTPDSGVQPGATTNEESAVEVAVPVVSSSHDESGARSLIPPTQDHQQRTGRDPSITSTSQELWGSLSSYMRSRQLGPVLAMSLVALIILMQVTIIVLLTRPPQVQMDPHGIWTGSSGYSKESIEWVQKRLSLLSEEMQLAEAHMETMRREFAWLRSYLERLQRTRGST, from the exons ATGGCCGCACCCGCGGTTGCCTCCCCGAGCCGGGCGACCCCCACCGACATCCCCACCGCCGCGCCCTCTCCCGCCTCCCCGCCGCGCCGCCTTGCGTCGGCGCCGCCCGCCGTCGACGCGTCCGGGTCCTCCTCCCCGGCCTCCGCCCATTCGGGGGACCAGCTCTCCGCCCCCGACGCCTCG AGCCCGCTGCTCGCGAGCAGGAGCGAGGAGTACAGGCTTCTGTTCCGGCTGCCGCCCGACGAG GTTCTCGTGCAAGATTTTAACTGCGCTGTCCAAGAAAATATTCTTCTTCAG GGACATATGTATTTATTTCTTCACCATATATGTTTCTACTCTAACATATTTGGATATGAGACAAAG AAAACAATACCTTTGCAAGAGGTAACTGATGTTCGTAAAGCAAAGACAGCTGCCATTTTTCATAATGCCATTGAAATTGTTGCTGGTAGTAGAAGG CATTTTTTTGGATCTTTCTTGTCACGTGATGAAGCCTATCGAATTATAGTAGATGGCTGGGAACAACATGTTAGTGATGCAAGATTGCTCCTTGAACGTCAG GAGACAAAGTCAGCTAGTAGCAGTGAAGAAAATGGTTATGTTGTATTGGAAGGAACAAAGGAATCTAAACAAGATGGAGATTTATCACTGCCGGACAG GTCTGTCAACAGTACAGCTGTCTCAAGTAGCAATGCTGATGGTGGTGATTCGAACATCAACATTTCCAAAAGGTTTTCAGAAGTTGAGGAGAACGGACTTGAAGACAACATCGTCGCGCTAAACCCATTCAATTTGGAGCCAGTTGATGCTCCTCCTAGTG TACCTGAATCTTACACTATGATCTCGGAGTCGAAGTTTCAG GTGCCTGTGGAGGTTCTCTTTAATTTCTTGTTGTCTGATGGTGCTTTTGGCTTTGTGGATGATTTCCACACAAaatgtggtgacaaag AATTTAGTTGCTCCAAATGGCGTACAGATGAGCAAGGGGGACTTGTAAGGGATGTCTCATTTTTGCATCCAATAAAAATTTATCTTG GTGCAAAATTTGGGACTTGTCAAGAGGTTCAGAAACTTCGTCTTTACAAAAACAG GCGTCTAGTCATTCAAACCTCTCAATCAATAGGTGATGCCCCATATGGGGACCATTTTACTGTAGAG GGCATCTGGGATGTTGAACAAGATAGCCTAGATGAGAACTGTTGTGACCTCAGGATATACATCAATGTAGCCTTCTCAAAGAAAACAATATTTAGAG GGAAAATAGAGCAGTCAACAAAAGATGAATGCCGGGAAGTTTTCAGTCTCTGGATTAAGCTC GGTCATGATCTTTTGAAGCAGGAGTATGATCGATCAAAAG GCGCCTCCAGCACACCTGATTCTGGTGTTCAACCAGGGGCTACAACAAACGAGGAAAGTGCCGTGGAAGTAGCAGTTCCAGTGGTGAGTTCCTCACATGATGAATCTGGTGCGAGAAGCCTCATTCCTCCTACTCAAGATCACCAGCAGAGGACAGGAAGAGATCCTTCCATCACGTCCACTTCACAAGAATTGTGGGGTTCTCTATCGTCATACATGAGGTCAAGGCAACTTGGTCCAGTACTAGCAATGTCACTGGTAGCTCTCATTATCCTAATGCAG GTGACCATCATAGTTCTACTAACAAGACCCCCCCAGGTCCAAATGGATCCTCATGGGATCTGGACGGGCAGTTCAGGGTACAGCAAAGAAAGCATAGAGTGGGTGCAGAAGCGCCTCAGCTTACTAAGCGAGGAGATGCAGCTCGCGGAGGCACACATGGAGACGATGAGGCGCGAGTTTGCCTGGCTCAGGTcttacctggagagactgcagagGACGCGGGGCAGCACATGA